One part of the Arabidopsis thaliana chromosome 1 sequence genome encodes these proteins:
- the EMB2756 gene encoding transmembrane protein (DUF616) (EMBRYO DEFECTIVE 2756 (EMB2756); INVOLVED IN: response to cadmium ion, embryo development ending in seed dormancy; EXPRESSED IN: 25 plant structures; EXPRESSED DURING: 13 growth stages; CONTAINS InterPro DOMAIN/s: Protein of unknown function DUF616 (InterPro:IPR006852); BEST Arabidopsis thaliana protein match is: Protein of unknown function (DUF616) (TAIR:AT4G09630.1); Has 593 Blast hits to 590 proteins in 103 species: Archae - 14; Bacteria - 45; Metazoa - 74; Fungi - 32; Plants - 255; Viruses - 0; Other Eukaryotes - 173 (source: NCBI BLink).): MVNVLAFLPDELREKLIDEQETREKFQRLHSYVHALSTEVAMKRFYGALTTKEGISGSGVNATSDWGSYVTELSSLLEKSPKIERVLIDDDNAKMAQFRQSGTDRFSVRGNGGGASSDHVTIGIRNGVGGATKGNNNRWRRSVRADKIRRLGIGSVVFVLCFVLLVTVLAYCYISGFTYNSYDDKGFVDSYEGDFLTNVTRLDPSKVLEFGQGSVIHGRDSRYWDKDDRRRDDDYNEDEVKKDVQQVHNPVKGIGLYNEAGRNELKMYEAEYKATLGKGGHEKNNEGVDRDREDDDAIDSHDGDEYVDSGHEDDNEEVHKEKVVHLVTKQENVDKDDGGVSKMSLGDSSLVSKGGKSGKTSRSDTKRRGRRRSSGSCEMKLLNSSQPIVEPLNTRKSARFSLQYIEKEDKPDEEEQWEPRFAGHQSLQEREDSFVAQDKKIHCGFVKGPKGSSSTGFDLTEDDTNYISRCHIAVSSCIFGNSDRLRPPANKMISRLSRKNVCFIVFVDEITMQTLSAEGHAPDRAGFIGLWKLVVVKNLPYADMRRVGKIPKMLPHRLFPSARYSIWLDSKLRLQLDPLLILEYFLWRKGHEYAISNHYDRHCLWEEVAQNKKLNKYNHTVINQQFQFYKADGLTRFNASDPFKLLPSNVPEGSFIVRAHTPMSNLFSCLWFNEVERFTPRDQLSFAYTYQKLRRMNPDKPFNLHMFKDCERRKIAKLFRHRSDEKRNLIQAAIQ; the protein is encoded by the exons ATGGTTAATGTGCTGGCTTTCCTCCCGGATGAGCTTAGAGAAAAGCTTATCGATGAGCAAGAAACTAGAGAGAAGTTTCAGAGATTACACAGTTATGTGCATGCTCTTTCGACTGAAGTCGCAATGAAGCGGTTTTATGGAGCTCTGACTACAAAGGAAGGGATTTCTGGTTCGGGTGTTAATGCCACAAGTGACTGGGGTAGCTATGTTACTGAGCTAAGCTCTCTTCTTGAAAAATCTCCTAAGATTGAA AGAGTGCTCATCGACGACGACAATGCTAAAATGGCTCAATTTAGACAATCGGGAACAGATAGATTTAGTGTTCGCGGCAACGGCGGAGGAGCTTCTTCTGATCACGTAACGATCGGGATCCGAAACGGCGTCGGTGGAGCTACTAAAGGTAACAACAACAGGTGGCGAAGATCCGTGAGAGCTGATAAGATTCGTCGACTTGGAATCGGTTCTGTTGtgtttgttctttgctttgtGCTTCTTGTTACTGTTCTCGCTTACTGTTATATCTCTGGGTTTACTTATAATAGCTACGATGATAAag GATTTGTTGATTCATATGAGGGTGATTTTTTGACGAATGTGACTAGATTAGATCCTTCGAAAGTGCTTGAGTTTGGTCAAGGTTCAGTGATTCATGGACGAGATTCGAGGTATTGGGATAAAGAtgatagaagaagagatgatgattATAATGAGGATGAAGTGAAAAAGGATGTACAACAAGTTCATAATCCTGTGAAGGGGATTGGTTTGTATAATGAAGCTGGAAGGAATGAGTTGAAGATGTATGAAGCTGAGTATAAAGCTACGCTTGGGAAAGGTGGTCATGAGAAAAACAATGAGGGAGTTGATAGGGATCGTGAGGATGATGATGCGATTGATTCTCATGATGGGGATGAATATGTTGATTCTGGGCATGAGGATGATAATGAAGAGGTGCATAAAGAGAAGGTTGTTCATTTGGTGACCAAGCAAGAGAATGTGGACAAGGATGATGGAggtgtttcaaaaatgtcacttGGGGATTCTTCTCTTGTTAGTAAGGGTGGTAAGTCTGGGAAAACATCACGATCTGATACTAAAAGAAGAGGTCGTCGCAGATCTTCAG GTTCATGTGAAATGAAGCTATTGAATTCTAGTCAACCAATAGTGGAGCCCTTGAATACTCGAAAATCTGCTAGATTTTCTTTACAGTACATAGAGAAGGAAGATAAgcctgatgaagaagaacagtGGGAGCCTAGATTTGCAGGTCATCAGAGTTTACAGGAGCGAGAAGATTCCTTCGTGGCTCAAGACAAGAAAATTCATTGCGGCTTTGTCAAAGGTCCCAAAGGATCTTCAAGCACTGGGTTTGACCTGACAGAAGATGATACTAATTATATCAGTAGATGCCACATCGCTGTTAGCTCATGCATCTTTGGCAATTCTGATCGTTTGAGGCCTCCTGCCAACAAAATG atAAGTCGGTTGTCGAGAAAAAATGTATGCTTCATTGTGTTCGTGGACGAGATTACCATGCAAACACTTTCTGCAGAAGGACATGCCCCAGACAGAGCAGGATTCATTGGTCTGTGGAAGTTGGTTGTCGTGAAGAATCTTCCTTACGCAGATATGCGGAGGGTAggaaaaataccaaaaatgtTGCCACACCGACTTTTCCCATCAGCAAG GTACTCAATCTGGTTGGACAGCAAGTTACGACTTCAGTTGGACCCACTACTCATTCTGGAGTACTTCCTATGGCGTAAAGGTCACGAGTATGCTATATCCAATCACTATGACCGTCATTGTTTATGGGAAGAGGTTGCACAAAACAAGAAGCTGAACAAGTATAACCATACTGTTATTAATCAACAGTTTCAGTTTTACAAGGCTGATGGGCTGACCAGATTCAATGCTTCGGATCCGTTCAAGCTTCTTCCTAGCA ATGTTCCAGAGGGGTCTTTCATAGTACGAGCTCATACTCCCATGTCGAACCTATTCTCATGTCTTTGGTTCAATGAAGTGGAACGCTTCACTCCCCGGGACCAGCTGAGCTTTGCCTATACTTACCAGAAACTAAGAAGGATGAATCCTGATAAACCATTTAATCTTCACATGTTCAAG GACtgtgagagaagaaaaattgcAAAGTTGTTCCGTCACAGATCAGACGAGAAGCGAAACCTTATACAAGCAGCAATACAATAA
- the EMB2756 gene encoding transmembrane protein (DUF616), which translates to MAQFRQSGTDRFSVRGNGGGASSDHVTIGIRNGVGGATKGNNNRWRRSVRADKIRRLGIGSVVFVLCFVLLVTVLAYCYISGFTYNSYDDKGFVDSYEGDFLTNVTRLDPSKVLEFGQGSVIHGRDSRYWDKDDRRRDDDYNEDEVKKDVQQVHNPVKGIGLYNEAGRNELKMYEAEYKATLGKGGHEKNNEGVDRDREDDDAIDSHDGDEYVDSGHEDDNEEVHKEKVVHLVTKQENVDKDDGGVSKMSLGDSSLVSKGGKSGKTSRSDTKRRGRRRSSGSCEMKLLNSSQPIVEPLNTRKSARFSLQYIEKEDKPDEEEQWEPRFAGHQSLQEREDSFVAQDKKIHCGFVKGPKGSSSTGFDLTEDDTNYISRCHIAVSSCIFGNSDRLRPPANKMISRLSRKNVCFIVFVDEITMQTLSAEGHAPDRAGFIGLWKLVVVKNLPYADMRRVGKIPKMLPHRLFPSARYSIWLDSKLRLQLDPLLILEYFLWRKGHEYAISNHYDRHCLWEEVAQNKKLNKYNHTVINQQFQFYKADGLTRFNASDPFKLLPSNVPEGSFIVRAHTPMSNLFSCLWFNEVERFTPRDQLSFAYTYQKLRRMNPDKPFNLHMFKDCERRKIAKLFRHRSDEKRNLIQAAIQ; encoded by the exons ATGGCTCAATTTAGACAATCGGGAACAGATAGATTTAGTGTTCGCGGCAACGGCGGAGGAGCTTCTTCTGATCACGTAACGATCGGGATCCGAAACGGCGTCGGTGGAGCTACTAAAGGTAACAACAACAGGTGGCGAAGATCCGTGAGAGCTGATAAGATTCGTCGACTTGGAATCGGTTCTGTTGtgtttgttctttgctttgtGCTTCTTGTTACTGTTCTCGCTTACTGTTATATCTCTGGGTTTACTTATAATAGCTACGATGATAAag GATTTGTTGATTCATATGAGGGTGATTTTTTGACGAATGTGACTAGATTAGATCCTTCGAAAGTGCTTGAGTTTGGTCAAGGTTCAGTGATTCATGGACGAGATTCGAGGTATTGGGATAAAGAtgatagaagaagagatgatgattATAATGAGGATGAAGTGAAAAAGGATGTACAACAAGTTCATAATCCTGTGAAGGGGATTGGTTTGTATAATGAAGCTGGAAGGAATGAGTTGAAGATGTATGAAGCTGAGTATAAAGCTACGCTTGGGAAAGGTGGTCATGAGAAAAACAATGAGGGAGTTGATAGGGATCGTGAGGATGATGATGCGATTGATTCTCATGATGGGGATGAATATGTTGATTCTGGGCATGAGGATGATAATGAAGAGGTGCATAAAGAGAAGGTTGTTCATTTGGTGACCAAGCAAGAGAATGTGGACAAGGATGATGGAggtgtttcaaaaatgtcacttGGGGATTCTTCTCTTGTTAGTAAGGGTGGTAAGTCTGGGAAAACATCACGATCTGATACTAAAAGAAGAGGTCGTCGCAGATCTTCAG GTTCATGTGAAATGAAGCTATTGAATTCTAGTCAACCAATAGTGGAGCCCTTGAATACTCGAAAATCTGCTAGATTTTCTTTACAGTACATAGAGAAGGAAGATAAgcctgatgaagaagaacagtGGGAGCCTAGATTTGCAGGTCATCAGAGTTTACAGGAGCGAGAAGATTCCTTCGTGGCTCAAGACAAGAAAATTCATTGCGGCTTTGTCAAAGGTCCCAAAGGATCTTCAAGCACTGGGTTTGACCTGACAGAAGATGATACTAATTATATCAGTAGATGCCACATCGCTGTTAGCTCATGCATCTTTGGCAATTCTGATCGTTTGAGGCCTCCTGCCAACAAAATG atAAGTCGGTTGTCGAGAAAAAATGTATGCTTCATTGTGTTCGTGGACGAGATTACCATGCAAACACTTTCTGCAGAAGGACATGCCCCAGACAGAGCAGGATTCATTGGTCTGTGGAAGTTGGTTGTCGTGAAGAATCTTCCTTACGCAGATATGCGGAGGGTAggaaaaataccaaaaatgtTGCCACACCGACTTTTCCCATCAGCAAG GTACTCAATCTGGTTGGACAGCAAGTTACGACTTCAGTTGGACCCACTACTCATTCTGGAGTACTTCCTATGGCGTAAAGGTCACGAGTATGCTATATCCAATCACTATGACCGTCATTGTTTATGGGAAGAGGTTGCACAAAACAAGAAGCTGAACAAGTATAACCATACTGTTATTAATCAACAGTTTCAGTTTTACAAGGCTGATGGGCTGACCAGATTCAATGCTTCGGATCCGTTCAAGCTTCTTCCTAGCA ATGTTCCAGAGGGGTCTTTCATAGTACGAGCTCATACTCCCATGTCGAACCTATTCTCATGTCTTTGGTTCAATGAAGTGGAACGCTTCACTCCCCGGGACCAGCTGAGCTTTGCCTATACTTACCAGAAACTAAGAAGGATGAATCCTGATAAACCATTTAATCTTCACATGTTCAAG GACtgtgagagaagaaaaattgcAAAGTTGTTCCGTCACAGATCAGACGAGAAGCGAAACCTTATACAAGCAGCAATACAATAA
- a CDS encoding hypothetical protein (DUF1184) (Protein of unknown function (DUF1184); CONTAINS InterPro DOMAIN/s: Protein of unknown function DUF1184 (InterPro:IPR009568); BEST Arabidopsis thaliana protein match is: Protein of unknown function (DUF1184) (TAIR:AT3G27900.1); Has 44 Blast hits to 36 proteins in 2 species: Archae - 0; Bacteria - 0; Metazoa - 0; Fungi - 0; Plants - 44; Viruses - 0; Other Eukaryotes - 0 (source: NCBI BLink).): MSMTDRVLRHNKRLLQESRYSPYTLGTKEKQKHKQKEEAVQLGVELSLFVAEAMFLLSDAYYVFETYIKPKNGVYKDGGKSSQWEQFKTFSYQFSFGVRVLARIVSILEIGGLVKPSGFKHYNQELKKLEEHLRSVKDVSEANGFAREAIESSIFHLWKSLFEATPEMIHPSKTKVLELF; encoded by the exons ATGTCGATGACTGACCGAGTTCTCCGACACAACAAAAGATTACTACAAGAGTCAAGATATTCTCCATACACTTTAGG GACAAAAGAGAAGCAGAAACATAAACAGAAAGAGGAGGCTGTACAACTAGGAGTtgagctctctctctttgtcgCTGAAGCAATGTTCTTATTATCAGATGCATAC TATGTGTTTGAAACATATATCAAACCCAAGAATGGAGTCTATAAGGATGGTGGCAAGTCGAGCCAATGGGAACAGTTCAAAACGTTTTCctatcaattttcttttggagTCAGAGTTTTGGCTCGCATTGTTTCAATTCTTGAAATCGGTGGCTTAGTGAAACCGTCTGGTTTTAAACACTACAACCAAGAGCTTAAGAAGCTAGAGGAGCATTTGAGATCTGTCAAGGATGTATCGGAGGCGAATGGGTTTGCGAGAGAAGCTATAGAGTCTAGCATTTTTCACTTGTGGAAGTCTCTGTTTGAAGCAACACCAGAAATGATACACCCTAGTAAGACTAAAGTTCTTGAGCTGTTTTAG
- a CDS encoding Essential protein Yae1, N-terminal (Essential protein Yae1, N-terminal; CONTAINS InterPro DOMAIN/s: Essential protein Yae1, N-terminal (InterPro:IPR019191); BEST Arabidopsis thaliana protein match is: Essential protein Yae1, N-terminal (TAIR:AT3G15750.1); Has 136 Blast hits to 136 proteins in 50 species: Archae - 0; Bacteria - 0; Metazoa - 55; Fungi - 17; Plants - 55; Viruses - 0; Other Eukaryotes - 9 (source: NCBI BLink).), translating into MEPPEDGKVNFAKELYGESLQISKLSNKDHGLENLDDPFYGSSDEDYSEARVLDNENEQRRVKFHSAGYRDGIVVGKEAIAQEGYNFGYKESVLAGYKFGIVRGVSSALAFLPVEFREKLIDEQETREKFQKLHSSVHALSTEVAMKQFYETLTTKQGEEKSGEEGPDSCSVSGSCSGVNVTADLGSYVTELSSLLDKSPTIEVKFDT; encoded by the exons ATGGAGCCGCCTGAAG ATGGGAAGGTTAATTTCGCCAAAGAGCTTTATGGAGAAAGTTTGCAGATTTCGAAACTTA GTAATAAAGATCATGGTCTTGAGAATTTAGATGATCCCTTTTACGGAAGTTCAGATGAAGATTATAGTGAAGCTCGCGTGTTGGACAATGAGAATGAGCAGAGACGTGTGAAATTCCACTCG GCTGGATATCGTGATGGGATTGTTGTCGGGAAAGAAGCTATTGCGCAGGAAGGTTATAACTTTGGCTATAAGGAATCAGTTCTTGCTGGTTACAAGTTTGGTATTGTTAGAGGTGTTTCTAG TGCGCTGGCTTTCCTCCCGGTTGAGTTTAGAGAAAAGCTTATCGATGAACAAGAAACTAGAGAGAAGTTTCAGAAATTACACAGTTCTGTGCATGCTCTTTCGACGGAAGTCGCAATGAAGCAGTTCTATGAAACTTTGACTACGAAACAAGGGGAAGAGAAGAGTGGAGAAGAAGGGCCCGActcttgttctgtttcagGTTCTTGTTCAGGTGTTAATGTCACAGCCGACTTAGGAAGCTATGTTACTGAGCTAAGTTCTCTTCTTGACAAATCTCCAACGATTGAAGTGAAATTTGATACATAG
- a CDS encoding FAD-binding Berberine family protein (FAD-binding Berberine family protein; FUNCTIONS IN: electron carrier activity, oxidoreductase activity, FAD binding, catalytic activity; LOCATED IN: endomembrane system; CONTAINS InterPro DOMAIN/s: FAD-binding, type 2 (InterPro:IPR016166), Berberine/berberine-like (InterPro:IPR012951), FAD linked oxidase, N-terminal (InterPro:IPR006094); BEST Arabidopsis thaliana protein match is: FAD-binding Berberine family protein (TAIR:AT1G30710.1); Has 4043 Blast hits to 3915 proteins in 583 species: Archae - 26; Bacteria - 1650; Metazoa - 0; Fungi - 1565; Plants - 666; Viruses - 0; Other Eukaryotes - 136 (source: NCBI BLink).), whose product MKSSTTQTLIFTVFLLLIPTSFAAPPKLKDSFTQCVTVFKPSVPIQNFTYTQQNPNFLTILNNYVRNLRYFNGTTRKPVAIVAAAHFTHIQATINCAKKLGLQLRIRSGGHDYDGMSYLSTVDFVVLDMFNLRAIEIDPKLDTAWVQSGATLGEIYYNVANKSNNLRGFPAGICPGLGAGGHFSGGGYGNMMRKYGLSIDNIIDAKIVDANARVLDRSSMGEDLFWALRGGGAASFCVVLAWKIKLVPVPEKVTVFNVETIGNRGVIPTDLAAKWQEIADKIDNDLFIRLTLSSSNKTVKASFMGMYLGNSEKLLEIMNAKFPELGLNKTECIEMKWIESVLFWLSIPPGTAPTSVMLNRIPQKQIYLKRKSDYVQKPISKPGLESIFKILSENENVSMAWNPYGGRMSEIPATETAFPHRAGNMFKIQYSSNWFVPGEEAASDCLSQTERVFEAMSPYVSKNPREAFLNYRDIDIGKNLNSTYEEGKVYGVKYFKNNFERLVQVKTRVDPDNIFRYEQSIPVHVSR is encoded by the coding sequence atgaaatcttcAACAACTCAAACCCTAATCTTCACAGTTTTTCTCCTTCTAATTCCAACATCATTCGCAGCACCACCAAAACTCAAAGACAGTTTCACACAATGTGTAACCGTTTTCAAACCTTCCGTCCCAATCCAAAACTTCACATACACGcaacaaaaccctaacttcCTCACCATTCTCAACAACTACGTCCGCAATCTCCGTTACTTCAACGGTACTACACGTAAACCGGTAGCGATCGTAGCCGCGGCTCACTTCACTCATATCCAAGCTACAATCAACTGCGCCAAAAAACTTGGCCTCCAGCTCCGTATCCGTAGTGGAGGACATGACTACGATGGAATGTCTTATTTATCAACCGTTGATTTCGTCGTCCTCGACATGTTTAATCTACGTGCAATTGAGATCGATCCAAAACTAGATACCGCGTGGGTACAATCCGGTGCAACCCTAGGAGAGATCTACTACAACGTTGCCAATAAAAGCAACAACCTCCGTGGTTTCCCCGCTGGAATCTGTCCCGGTCTCGGTGCTGGTGGGCATTTTAGCGGTGGAGGTTACGGAAACATGATGAGGAAATACGGTTTATCGATTGATAACATTATAGACGCTAAGATTGTTGATGCTAACGCAAGAGTCTTGGACCGGAGTTCCATGGGAGAAGATCTTTTCTGGGCCTTACGAGGCGGTGGAGCCGCTAGCTTCTGTGTTGTCTTAGCTTGGAAGATCAAGCTAGTTCCTGTCCCGGAGAAAGTTACAGTCTTTAACGTTGAAACAATCGGAAACAGAGGAGTAATCCCTACCGATCTTGCAGCGAAATGGCAAGAGATCGCCGACAAGATCGATAACGATTTGTTCATAAGATTAACGTTGAGCTCAAGTAACAAGACGGTCAAGGCTTCTTTCATGGGAATGTACTTAGGAAACTCCGAGAAGCTTCTAGAGATTATGAACGCCAAATTCCCGGAACTCGGTCTGAACAAAACAGAGTGCATAGAAATGAAATGGATCGAATCAGTTCTGTTCTGGCTTAGTATCCCACCGGGTACAGCACCAACATCGGTCATGCTAAACCGAATCCCACAAAAGCAAATCTACCTTAAAAGAAAATCCGATTACGTGCAGAAACCGATCTCAAAACCCGGTCTAGAATCGATATTCAAGATTCTTTCAGAGAACGAGAACGTGTCGATGGCTTGGAACCCATACGGCGGGAGAATGAGCGAGATTCCGGCGACAGAGACGGCGTTTCCTCACCGAGCAGGGAACATGTTTAAGATTCAGTACTCATCTAACTGGTTCGTGCCAGGTGAAGAAGCGGCTAGCGATTGCTTGAGCCAAACGGAAAGAGTGTTCGAGGCAATGAGCCCTTACGTGTCTAAGAATCCAAGAGAAGCGTTTTTGAACTACAGAGATATTGACATTGGGAAGAACTTGAACTCAACGTACGAGGAAGGTAAAGTGTATGGAGTTAAGTATTTTAAGAATAACTTCGAGAGGTTGGTTCAGGTTAAGACTAGAGTTGATCCGGACAACATTTTCCGGTACGAGCAGAGCATTCCAGTGCACGTTAGCCGTTAG